TGTCGCGGAGCTAATTAAATATCGCACGCCAAGTTCAATGCAGTGCGGCCAAGCGATTCAGCGGCGGTCCAAGTTCGTTATCCGATTGAATATCTGGCGGGGGTACAACCCACAAACCCCTACCCCTCCCCCCtcaccacacacacaacaaCCAGCATCTCAAGGTCATTTCGCATCTGCGACCAAAGGTTCTGTTTTGCTTAAAACAAGCCGTTAAAACGCCACAAAGCCCATCGGTGTGCAAAATCAGCGGGCTAAAAGTTGTTGTTTAACTAAGTTCAAATGataaagggggggggggggaatcAGTAGTttacaaatatgtttatatatgcTCAGTGTGTCCTGATGTGTTAGTTTATTATTCGATAGATTGCAAAGACTTAAGCTAGCACACACGGcaaaacatacaaaaaaaaaatgcacactTGCAAATTTGCCATTCGGttttacaaacaaacaaacatacaGTTCGCTATCGATAAGAACAACCGTCACCTGTGGCTGCCGCacaaaaaaacattgaaacacacaaaaacacacacagttGTCAGTTGGGTGTATatacagtatatatatatatatacgcctatatatatatttatatatatatatatatattagtacGTTTAAAGTaagttttccatttctaaGTTATACAGTTTATCGTTCTCTTTGtgttccttttccttttttgcaTTGCGTTATGTTGCAAAAAAAAGTTGCTGTCATTTGGCGATCTAGTCGGTAGCAGCAAGTCTCCAATGGAATCGATGCCCCACCACTCCATCAtcatcttcttcttcttcctcatCTTGTTGGTGTTATTGGTGTTATGGTGTTGTGGCCGTTGCGGATGCTGTTCCAAGCGCTGTTGCATGTATCCTcgtattgttgttgttgttgtagttgctaTTGCACGCATTGTTGCATACATCAACGTGTTGTTGTCGTTAGTGTTGCACGCATTGATGCATGCATCATCGTGTTATTTggttttatatgtatgtatcttgTCGCATCGCCGTCCCTTTAGGTATTGGAACTAAATGCCGCCTGACGGAGCAGCACATAGATCTTCTCCTTGATCCAATCCTTATTGTAGGGCGCATAGGTATTGGTGCTCTTCTGGTAAACCATGCAGCTAATGTCCACCATTGTGTCGATGAAATCGAATAGCTGGCTAATGTCATACGTAATGGTCGGAGTGTTTGGATTGCGGCGCTTCAGGTGCTCCTCGTAGATCTTGCACACGCCCTCCATGCACTCGTTGACGCTCTCGTAGTCACAGTAAGTGCGGGTCTCCGGACGAGCACCCGGCTGTACCAATAGGATGGTGTGCGACATGGTGATCTGCAAGGCAAAAATGGAACATTAATGTTATTGGCGGTGATCTATGTACTCAAgcgatatgtatgtatgtatgttacTAGTGTGCGTTTCATTACATTACGTTTCATCTTCATCACTTacatccttttttttaacaagCGTTTTTTCTATAGCAAAGTCCGAAAGATTCCGAGACTCTCGAAGTTGAAGTTTACTTCGCCAGCTCTGCAAAAAttgtgcataaatatttattagaaGCATAGAGAGCtgtcagcaaaaaaaaaaaagacaaaaaaaaaaggaaaagaacaaaaacGAAAGAGATGGAAGAGATATGCTGTTGCCGCATGCAACGCATCGCCCCATCTCGCTCGCGCTCTCGCCGCAACACCAATACACGCGCACCACACATGCTGGCCAGCAGAACGCTCTTTGATTTTCCAATTTGCAACTGGGAAATAGACTAAGATGGCACTTCCAGCATGGAAAACGAGTAATTTGTGTGTGAAGCGAATGTTGGCAATGGAGAAATGCGTACATTTGTACAAGATAATGCACGCTTATGCCGCTTCACTAAAACACAAACATTCGGAAGCGCGAacagacacgcacacacatgtacAAGGAGTAACGGCCGCCGCGTGTGTGTAACTAACTGTATGCAATCACTtgtttttcttccttttcaCCGATTTTTctcgaattttaaataattcccaTGTCTCCCGTTTAGTGTTCAACTTACCCGTTCGAACGCCGGACTATATGGACTATGATAATATGCTGATTCAGTAAAGAGATTCGGTAAAATCAGCGCTtgattcgtttttttttattttgccagTTCTATGGGTTTTGAAGAGGAGGCTGAAGCTAGAGATGAGCGCTTCGCTGCGTGCCTCGCCGTGACAAAATAATCGAAAGATATCGATTAATACTAAcatcttttatttgatatacattgtttaataatatttaccaAATTAAATGACAATTGTGATTTTTTATACTTAATTGTATCAATGTATacttgcatttcaatttgtatatgtatttgaTTCCATATTATGTTCATTCACTTTTTTATTGAAAAGCACACTTTATGTATATTACGCCTTTAGGTATAAAGCATGTTTTTCAAtgcatattttcatttcatttggcgTAATTCATTCCATATTTAGTCTTcagattttttaaataaaattaactaaaGCTTTTAACATATACTCATCATAGTAATACATTACAATAACTAcggaaattatttatttattatttttattttatatatttataaaaaaattataattataatgtcAAATTAAAGTGGattgcattatttatttaggttcattttattttgttattacatataaatattaggTATTACGTTTATTTAAGTTAGAATAAAATTAACGCCCATCAACAAATTATGGTCATTAAAGTCTTTATGAAGTAAACTTAATGTACAATCATTTTCACTTAAAGTGCATATTAAAAAgcatatttttacattttttagtattgtatttaatataaagtcaAAAGTTACTTTTAATGAAACAAAACTATCGCCCATCGCCAGCTCCGCAGTCTGGCCACTGTTCTCACTGTTCCCAGTGCTGCCAGACAGCGGCAATCGAAGATCCGAGTGCCCACCAGCTGTTTGATCTCAATTGGACCAATTGGAAGAGCGCGGTGTCGCGGGCAGCGCAGTCGAGCGGCGGCAGAGCGATCGGCAAagaaatcaacaacaaaaagcaaaatctCGTCTCAACATTATTTACgtgctttttgttttagtgAAAAGTGAAGgcgcagccgcagcagccCGTGTTTCGCGCGTTCccattaatttgttgttattttcaaTTGTGCAAGTGGCGTTCGtgtctctctttttttttttttgttttttcctgtgtgtttgtgtgcgtccTAATTGAAAGAAAATGAAGTGAAAAGAAGCAAACAAATTGGGAAATAGCAAcgtaaacaaatcaaataatgAATGAAGTAGAAGAGCAGCGAAGTTAAATGAAACCCAGGCAGTAaattgaaaagcaaaaaagcCCTGCGAAAATAAGATGATAAAGGCTGTGAAACGGGGAAACCCGTTAAAGTAGCACCGAAAAGGCAATAGTCAAATAAGAAAACACAAAATCCAACCAACGCGACGCACGCGTGTCCAATTTGTCGCCTCTGCTTCGTCTCTCTGCTTCCTCTTCACTGTTCTGCGCACACCGTTGCACGATCATTCATGTGTGGGTGTTGTATCTGTGTTTCTTGTGCATTCTATTTGATTTGTGTTGTTGCTCATCTCTTATCGCTGAAATCTCGAAATCTCAATGTTCTCGGCGACCAATGGCAAAAtcaaggtaaaaaaaaaaacgtccACTTAATAGTTTTCTTAACTTACCAAATGGTGTCTTGGCTACAGAGAAACTTATGCTTTGAGTTGAAACtgaaatatgtacaatattaCTGTTTCCgttagttttattttaaaattgataaGCCATTCTATATTTCTCCTGACTGCGCattgtttaaatattatacTAATTATCGTATCGTATCAATATCTTATCTGATGTTTGCACGAGATTTGTTGCGgtgtatttgatttaatataaaaCTATATCAGTAAATGTTTGATATACgttaaaatacaacaaatattgtacattttttaCAGTTACCTCCGGAAGATGCTGTGCTGGTGACGTCACCGTTGCGCTGCCTCTTCAACGGCCCCTTTCGCGATCTCCACTTCAACGTCACCGATCACCGCATTATTCCCGTCCACGATGTCGTTTTCCTCGACGATTTCGAACGCAACGTGAAGCCTTTGATTTACCGCCCCGTGACGTCAGAGGTCGCTGCCTCTGCCAACGTCGATGAGGAGGCAACGCCGGCAGAGGAGGAGCAGCGCAGCTTCATTCCAATCAGCAGGTGAGTCACATCCAACAAGTGCGACAGAGATGGCAATCAATCGATCGTGGCCTTGAACTTGATTCCATTTCGTTAGTCCCCAATTCCAATTGGaagtgagagagagagtggaAGCAGAAAAGGCAGGAGAGCAAACCAATTAGAATTTCCAAATGGAGATATCAAGTTTTTGTAAATGGAGAAATCGactttatttcaattttgtgCATTCAAActgtgatttttattttaattttaatcatttagTTACAATTAATCACAATTAGGTTACAATTATCGCATCTAAGCATCTGTAATAATTTGTCTTGTTTAACGCTCGTTTTTGAAAAGTGTTTGCTTTACGGCGCCGATAAGTAAAGAACATTCTCAACTGATAAGAACGTGGGCGCCCCTGATGTGTTTGAAACATCATCGTTTTTATCGTCAAAAGTGTGCAAAAGCTGTGTATCTATTATAAACGACTTTGTAGGCgtattgttatttgttttaaggTGCGTCGCTAATTTCCCACTACCCGGAtgagaaatataaattttttaacaaCCAGATAGTTTCATATTTATAATGACAGTTAAACAGCACTCATGTTTTAAACAATCATTCTTAAATCTGTATATCTGTACAATTCCATTGgtttaattgcttttaatatggaatgtcatacctcgttgagctcgtaattaaatttccaattaaactgtgttcaaaaattggaattttaattttttcaatttttttccaaattttgatgatgttaccccttacaaaaaatgcgaaaatttcttaaaaaattaattttttcaaatacgtcaaaaagtgatagggctGTTTGgcattggtaattagctgcccaaaacagttattctttcaGCTTTATGatcatttttagccaagttatgattaaaatgccaatcaaaaatatttcaatttttgacaAAACCcgtttttactattttttgtcataaaatatctatttttttggccacaacttgaaaaatatttgtctgattatggaatgccatacatCGCTGagtttgtatttaaatttttaatcgAACTGTATTCAAAAGttggaaatgtaaattttttcaatttttttcattttttatgatgttaccccttacaaaaaatgcgaaattttggtcaaaaattaattttacaaagtCCGTAAAAAACGGATATGGATAGTTAGTATTGTCAATTAGGAGTAAAAAACGGTAGTTCTTTTGGCTCTCTGCcaattttaagccaagttaTACAGAAAAAACCAATCGTAAATATgaattttggccaaaaattgttttcccTATTTTTTGTGTAAAAAATAATCAGTATTTTGAGCACTCGaaataatgaaatgaaacttaaacttgttttttaaatgccaaacgatttggttttaaatttggtaattttgtttaaattttgtgCTCTTTTTGCAAGTTTTGTTACacaaaaaaatccaaaaaaatttgtattctTACAAACCAGCCAGGTTGAACAGAACAAGGAGTATCTGTTAGTCTACAGAGTTCTAgttctgttgttttttttttgctgctacGTTTTAcgactgtttttttttcttgctcgTTTTTTGGTTTCTCCACATTTGGCGTAATTGTTTCGCATTTCTACTGGGCTAtgattattgttttattttgtcgtGCTACCGCATTTGGCTGTTATCGTGGATTTGTATTTATGCGTTATTTATTCTGCATTACGAATTTGCCGCCTCGAAAAAAAACTCGTCGACTTGGTCGTTGCCTTTTGGcccaacataaaaaaaaaactttataaCGAAACGGGCATTCAACTGATAGGAATCAGTGTACattaaagttttaaagttttttttagtGCGAAAatgttgggtttttttttaaaggtttAGAGCATTTAGCAATAGGTTTTTGAGAGTTTTTTTTCTGCGAACTACAAATTGCTAACTGACAGATAAATAGAGTTAATATTCTAGTTATTAATAAGGTAATAATATACGTTAAAGAACACATGTATTTATACCATTCATTTTAAAGAGCATCACAAATTCGTTGCCATTGagattgaatttgattttctcGTTTCTTCcgcttggttttttttttggccaattgtTTTCTGGTTTCTTTGGTCGCCGATTTTTATTGTGTGCCATTGAAGGTTGTCTGAGTTGACaccttttttttggttttttttttatatacgtatgtacaatacataaatatttcgtatttttccttttattttttaattgccgcTGTTTTCGTCACAGTTGCCGGCAAAAGTATCACGCCCTTGGCAATGACCGTCGTCCACATGCTCCGCGAAAAGCAATTCATCAGCAAACACACGtttctggtttttgtttgtttgttttatttctattttttgctTACTCAATTTTCAAATTATCGTTAGTGCAACGACTTCAATTAAGGTGCACTTAAATAATTGCCAGCTTTGACccctgtttttatttttttattttttcttttattgcaACTTTTGTGAAAGTGAAAGATTTATTGCAAGTCGAGAAACAGAATTTTaggtcttttttttttaatgcactGCAAGTTGAGCTAATCAGAGACTTAATTATTCGCCTGGCACTTTGTCTTGCTGGcagatttatatatataaaaaaaattagtaTGATATtgtgaaatttattatttcgaTAGCTTTTAAAACTGCATGTATTTACAAACAATgaagatatacatatttgttccacttaaatgaattataataatttgataatttgtgtaaaaaatgtttacgcccgggttttaaaacaaaatgttttgcgtcgcatatgcaaaaaaaaaaaaaaaaaaacaaaaacctttACGTAtttttcgctttgtttattttacaacattattaaaaacaaatgttcggataaatgcataaaaaatgttttggatTGGGAAACAATTCCACAGGCTGCGCGGCATTGAAATGGCTCATTAAATCGCGCTCGTTGCGAGCTTAGctcatttaaaatattgtttcgtttttgttttttttttttattttatggttttatgaGCTgtgtgaaaaacaaaatgggaAAGATGGCACAAAAACGGCGCATTTGGGGGGGCATTTTGCGGAAACGCAGCCAAGCAGCTAAGCCAATAATTGTTaacttataattttttataggaTACAAAACGAGTTAGctttgaaaatcaataaaataacaaCGTTGAAAAGCCAATAGCCAGCAATAAGCAATCACAGCATCGAATGGCCAAATCACAGGCAATAGTTTTAATCACAATTTAGGTAATACGAGCACTTGATTACCTCAATTGAGTAAGGCGTTTCCCGTCGACGTGGCAAATTCAACACTGACCACCAATGCCCCAACCCCCCCTCCTTACCATTCGATTTACCAAAAGGTGAGCAGCACGTGCGAATGGCTTCCTTCCTATCGTCACAATGTCGCCCCCGAAAATCGCTGACCCATTTCAGCATTATTTGCTGCTCTGCGAAGGCACAAATGTGGATAGAACAAATGTTCTTGGAGTGACCGTCGCAGTGGTACCGTGTTAGTTTCCACTTGAAAGAGCTAGCCGGTTTTACGTTCAGTTTTTAACAAggtgaaaattaattaaggtGAAATTAATATAagcaataatatttaaataccaaTGAATGTTACTCCTATTCCTTTTGTGGCATACTTGTAGGCATATTAAATACAATGAATTACTTTTCTGCTGCATACTTTTACGCACTTATTTAAAAGATATGCAATTACTAGAGTGCTCTACTTCACTTCTTTTGTTATCGTGTTTGGTAGTTCTTAAGAATATTTCTTCACCCTGTGATGTTAAGATACAATCACtttcatattaaaaatatatatatatatattagagGGCATTGGGATTGATGCGCCACTTTGCGTCGCTTCGATTCCGCACAAACCCTAATTGAATTAGCCATTTGGAGACGTGGCCAGCACCACTGGCTAAGGTCTCGCGATGTGAAGCCCCATCGAGTCTTTCGACTTCTGTGCCAATTGCCAATCGCTGAGAAAGCAGCGCGCTTTCATCGCCAATTGCAGTTTCGAGTGCGTTCGGTGCAAGTCTAACTCTTGGTTGGCCAAACAAatctacaataaaattatatttcgtGTGTGTGACAAAAAATCGAATTAACCGTACAGAGCAGCAGGTATCTCTTTGTTTTTTGCAAGTGATTTGTATTGAAATTGAAagccgacaaaaaaaaaaaatagaagaaaaaacaaatcgTTGAAATGCCGGAGCGCAGCATCAGTCAGCGGGATCTCGACGAGATTGAGATCGAGagcgacgaggaggaggaggaactgGAGCAGGGCGTGGGTCTGTCCACCCGGAGTCGCCGTAATCGACGCGGTGCCTCCGATTCCCCGGCCGCATCGCGTGCTCGCAATGCCACCAATGGCATTCAAAATCGCGGAAGAGAGcgggagcgggagcgggaAAGGGAAAGGAGTAGGGAGCGTTTTGGTGGCACCAATGCCGCCGACGAAGCTCGCTTCTATGACGATGAGGAGCAGCGAATGGAGGACGATGGCGAGGAGGACAGCGACGAGGATATCGAAATGCTGGATTAGTGAGTACTGCGCATTGGTGGGGTTTGCACTCATAATTCGATTAGTTGTTGCCTTTagtttttttggttttttgggggGCTTCTTTCCTGGAATTATGTGCTACTCGTAtgggcaaatggcaaatgggaaatgggaaatggaaaatgcatgAATCTACAACGTAATTGGATTTGCGGCATAGTGAAATCACGCATTGTGTTTGCTGCTCCACCAACTAATGGTGTTTACAAAATGCAAGGAGATGGAGTAACATGGTAACATGTTAGGTCATCATTAGCAAAGGCAAAATAGTtgggaaattaaaaagaaaaaatacaaaacatgGCACATTATAATTGGCAGaaatttatatacaatatttgcACATTCTTGTAATGCAAACATCCATGTGAAGTTGTTCAGCCTAATTAAAGTATCAATTGTACTTATTAGCACTTTTTGCTTGCATTCAattcactatatatatatatattaaatattcaatatatatttgtcaAACTTTGGCAACAGTCCTTAAATGCACATTAGGTATTTTATTGCTTAATATCATAACCTGTTGGCCCTGCACTCTGACCTTTAACCCACTTTTCCCACAGCAGACAAGACACTTCGGTTTAATaggccaaaaaaagaaaaaaagaaaaaagaaaggccttttattatttcatagCCTACAAAACGGGgctggcaaattgaaatgtttcaAGTTTTGCGGTTCGCTTTGCTTTGGCCAAAATGTCGAAATAATGAATGTTGGCTGACTCGCTCAGTCTGGGTGTTTAGAAATTTATCAGGCTTTTTTGGCCATGTCGGAAGCTGAAAATTCAAATGGAGGTGAAAAGCTGGCGCACTAAAATCTATATCATATTCTCCGCAAAACTCTCAAGGTCAACGAGCAGCAAAAACTATCTagtagcaaaaaaaaaaaaaatgaagaaaataaaaaaacgaaagaaagtTGCGTTAAATTTTGCAACATCTGAAAGTCAAGATACAAATATGGCTGTCATATATTAAAATACGTTTTTCACAGACAAACGTAATGTTATTAAGATTATTATTTCTGTGAAatattaacaattaaatagcGAATTATTGTGAATGCAGTTTTAAATgcgcccaaaagtatgcagcgaACGTGAAAAATGCCGTTTTCCGTTTTCCGCTGCATTCTTTTGCACTTTCGCACACTAGTATTGTTGATAATCCAAGGTATTTTTGTGTCACCACCTtcttcaatttgaatttcaatttccacaCGTAGAATATTTCACTTCAATGTGAGATTATTTAATTCGTGAATGCGCGCGAATATGTGTGGAATTTGCCTTGCCAAATGTTCATCTCTAGGTATTTGCTTGCAGTTCCTATTTCGGCTACAACCTCTCCACATCGCTTTTCACATTTTACCCCCCGACTTTTCCGACACCAACCCATCCCCGCCCCCTCCTCCTGCTTTCGTCGCGGGGATccctgttgttgtttctgaCGCCGCCGTCGTTTTGGTCTCACGTTTTTGTCATGCTGTGGGcgcttaattaaaattaatgaagTACGTTGGCTTTTTATCCTTTTGACGAAGGTGTCAACCATTACCTGGATCAGCCCACCGAATCCACCCATTCCACCCATTCCACCACACTTTCGCTGGCCTTGAGGCGCTGAAAATATGCACAATGTTTGGTTACATTTCAAGTTAGTTAATTGTGCAGAAAATGAGAGAGGTTGCTATCGCTAATGAAGATCGTGCGATTAAGATATGAGAATATAGCGAAATGAATTAAATCGATTGCAATGCGATTTATAtggcaaatatatattgtacaatatatattttcactgGCTGCTCAAGTCTATTAACCCtaacaattgcaattaatcATTTGTTtgcgaatgcaaatgaaatggcgaaagtttttgccatttttgtaGCATATAAATTGTGTTTTGTGCGATAAAGTGCGCAGCAAGGGTGTGGGGTTGACCTTTGACCTGGGCCAAAGATaacgaaataaaatatgaataaacaTTTTGAGTAAGTGCACAAAGGAGTGCGGCTGCTCATCTAAAGTTGCAAcctcacccccccccccctccccccaaTTGCTGCAATCCCCACCTGGCATGCCACAAAACTCATAGAACATTGGACAAGTTTTCCAGTTGCAAGTGATGTGTGCAACGCGCTGCCCCCCCTTTTCCCCATTTTGCCCCACTTTCCTGCTGTTTTCCCGCCTGTCAAAAAGTTGCAGCCCGACTGCCTTTAATGCTGGGGAAATTTTCAGCATCTGTTGGCATTTTCTGGTCTTGCAACTCCTGTTGCTGCAACCCCGGGCAGCTACTGAAAATCCTTTCTATGCGCCACAAAACAGGGGCgcaaaaagataaaaaaaaaaaaaatacaaaaaaaaatcgaacgCAAATATGCCACAAAAGCTGGCGACCAACAAGGAGCAAGGAAATTTCTGCTCTGCATGTTGCCAGCAAAATGTGTGcttgcaaattgtttaaaacatTCAAGTTCAAATTCAGCAGTCAGGCAACGCTATCTTGACATtcttcttggccaaaaaaaaacagaaaaaaaacagaaaaaaacgTAGGCCAACAATTTTGGCACAAAGCGAAAC
The DNA window shown above is from Drosophila melanogaster chromosome X and carries:
- the e(r) gene encoding enhancer of rudimentary, isoform B — its product is MSHTILLVQPGARPETRTYCDYESVNECMEGVCKIYEEHLKRRNPNTPTITYDISQLFDFIDTMVDISCMVYQKSTNTYAPYNKDWIKEKIYVLLRQAAFSSNT